The Thermodesulfobacteriota bacterium genome includes a window with the following:
- the trxA gene encoding thioredoxin, with product MAEGNVLEVSDSSFETDILKSDKPALVDFWAAWCGPCRAIAPVVKELAEEYADRMRVAKMNVDENPATPSKYGIRAIPTLLFFKDGKLADQITGAVSKNIIESGIKKILET from the coding sequence ATGGCAGAAGGTAATGTCCTGGAGGTTAGCGACAGCAGTTTTGAGACAGATATCCTCAAAAGTGATAAGCCGGCGCTGGTAGATTTCTGGGCGGCGTGGTGTGGCCCGTGCCGGGCGATTGCCCCGGTGGTTAAAGAACTGGCCGAGGAATATGCAGACCGCATGAGGGTCGCAAAAATGAACGTGGACGAAAATCCGGCCACGCCTAGTAAATATGGCATCAGGGCCATTCCTACGCTGCTTTTTTTTAAAGACGGTAAATTGGCCGATCAGATTACCGGCGCAGTCTCTAAAAACATCATTGAAAGCGGCATCAAAAAGATCCTTGAGACATAA